From the Amycolatopsis thermoflava N1165 genome, one window contains:
- a CDS encoding LemA family protein: MILVVVLLALAIGTIGVYNGLVKRRNAYQNAFAQIDVQLTRRHDLIPNLVETAKGYLRHERQTLEAVIAARGGAVNAQQVARGNPGDPAAMNQLAGAEQVLTQTLGRLLALSESYPDLKANQNMMQLSEELTSTENRVAFARQGYNDSVMAYNTKREVFPGNVIAGAFGFTPAALLEIDSPEQREVPRISF, encoded by the coding sequence GTGATCTTGGTCGTCGTGCTGCTGGCGCTCGCCATCGGGACGATCGGGGTCTACAACGGGCTGGTCAAGCGGCGTAACGCGTACCAGAACGCCTTCGCGCAGATCGACGTACAGCTGACCCGCCGGCACGACCTGATCCCGAACCTGGTCGAAACAGCGAAGGGTTACCTCCGGCACGAGCGGCAGACGCTCGAGGCCGTGATCGCGGCCCGCGGCGGCGCGGTCAACGCGCAGCAGGTTGCGCGCGGCAACCCGGGCGACCCCGCTGCCATGAACCAGCTCGCGGGCGCCGAGCAGGTGCTGACGCAGACGCTGGGCCGGCTCCTCGCGCTGTCCGAGTCCTACCCGGACCTCAAGGCCAACCAGAACATGATGCAGCTGTCCGAGGAACTGACCTCCACCGAGAACCGCGTGGCCTTCGCGCGCCAGGGCTACAACGACTCGGTCATGGCCTACAACACCAAGCGCGAAGTGTTTCCCGGCAACGTGATCGCGGGGGCGTTCGGGTTCACCCCGGCCGCGCTCCTGGAGATCGACTCGCCCGAACAGCGCGAGGTTCCGCGGATCTCCTTCTGA
- a CDS encoding M48 family metallopeptidase: MNFFERQLEVRRASARLVWLFALAVVVIVALVDFAVWAGFRLWERQAGSAVRILVVAGVLTVLVIGLTSWIRTLLLRRGGGGKVATSLGGVPVSPDTPDPNLRRLRNVVEEIAIASGMPVPQLYVLPNEPGINAFAAGWTPGDAAIAVTQGALDRLSRDELQGVIAHEFSHVVNGDMRLNIRLMGVLTGILGLALLGRILLPRGGGRRQAGSLGPLVLPALVAVIAGYVGVVIGRLIKAGVSRQREFLADASAVQFTRQTEGLAGALKKIAGLPAGSRLHTAKAEDVSHMLFWESRKFSSLFATHPPLVRRIQLLDPAFDPRELDQLSSRWAAAPPSGMDEDRALGLATAAAPAPGPVRAPADAVVASIGNPAAGSFGHAGGLLRCIPEDVQARARRADSVVPVILGLLLSGHPQIRTGQHQLLTARLGRPLADAAWREGDALRGLDPAARLPLTELAFPALRQRPQQELQAVAAVLHELVRIDGKVDVFEYCLSALLVRDLSEAAHHRPPWPVRRTSLRQAAPSVAALFAVVAAVGHRDPAAAAAAFRAGLARVLPGAPIPFQPPGQAWQALDAAWPVLDGLPGPDKALLVDGLTTVITNDGVLGVAESELLRTVCAMVHCPLPPLATVGLGQPLPPRGQQHPQQSSGVFGVR, encoded by the coding sequence ATGAACTTCTTCGAACGACAACTGGAAGTGCGCCGGGCCTCGGCGCGGCTGGTGTGGCTGTTCGCACTCGCCGTCGTGGTGATCGTCGCGCTCGTCGACTTCGCGGTCTGGGCCGGTTTCCGGCTGTGGGAGCGGCAGGCCGGCTCCGCCGTGCGGATCCTGGTCGTCGCCGGGGTGCTGACCGTGCTCGTCATCGGTCTCACCTCGTGGATCCGGACCCTGCTGCTGCGCCGGGGCGGCGGCGGGAAGGTGGCCACGAGCCTCGGCGGGGTGCCGGTCTCGCCGGACACCCCTGACCCGAACCTGCGCCGGTTGCGCAACGTGGTCGAGGAGATCGCGATCGCCTCCGGCATGCCGGTTCCGCAGCTGTACGTGCTGCCGAACGAGCCGGGCATCAACGCCTTCGCCGCAGGCTGGACACCGGGGGACGCTGCCATCGCGGTCACCCAGGGTGCTCTCGACCGGCTCAGCCGCGACGAACTGCAGGGCGTCATCGCCCACGAGTTCAGCCACGTCGTCAACGGCGACATGCGCCTGAACATCCGGCTGATGGGTGTGCTCACCGGAATCCTCGGGCTTGCGCTCCTCGGCAGGATCCTGCTGCCCAGGGGAGGCGGCAGGCGCCAAGCCGGCAGCCTGGGCCCGCTGGTCCTCCCAGCCCTGGTCGCGGTCATCGCCGGATACGTCGGCGTTGTCATCGGCAGGCTCATCAAGGCGGGCGTGTCCCGGCAACGGGAATTCCTCGCCGACGCATCGGCCGTACAGTTCACCCGGCAGACCGAGGGGCTCGCGGGCGCGCTGAAGAAGATCGCCGGCCTGCCCGCAGGCTCGCGGCTGCACACCGCGAAGGCCGAGGACGTGAGCCACATGCTTTTCTGGGAGAGCCGCAAGTTCTCGTCCCTGTTCGCCACCCACCCGCCACTGGTGCGGCGCATCCAGCTGCTCGATCCTGCCTTCGATCCGCGGGAGCTGGACCAGCTGAGCTCGCGGTGGGCGGCGGCACCGCCGTCCGGGATGGACGAAGACCGCGCGCTGGGCCTCGCCACGGCCGCGGCACCAGCGCCCGGCCCGGTCCGCGCACCAGCGGACGCGGTCGTCGCGTCCATCGGCAATCCGGCGGCTGGTTCCTTCGGTCATGCCGGTGGCCTGCTCCGCTGCATCCCAGAGGACGTGCAGGCGCGGGCTCGGCGAGCCGACTCCGTTGTGCCCGTGATCCTCGGGTTGCTGCTGTCGGGGCACCCGCAGATCCGGACCGGGCAGCACCAGCTGCTCACGGCCCGGCTGGGCAGGCCGCTCGCCGACGCGGCCTGGCGCGAGGGTGACGCCCTCCGGGGGCTCGACCCCGCTGCGCGCCTGCCGCTCACGGAACTGGCCTTCCCCGCGCTGCGCCAGCGGCCGCAGCAGGAGCTCCAGGCCGTTGCCGCCGTGCTGCACGAACTCGTCCGCATCGACGGGAAGGTGGACGTCTTCGAGTACTGCCTGTCCGCTCTGCTCGTCCGCGACCTGTCCGAGGCGGCGCACCACCGGCCGCCGTGGCCGGTCAGGCGGACGTCGCTGCGGCAGGCCGCGCCCTCGGTAGCCGCGCTGTTCGCCGTGGTGGCCGCGGTGGGACACCGCGACCCGGCGGCGGCCGCGGCCGCGTTCCGAGCAGGTCTGGCACGGGTGTTGCCCGGCGCGCCGATCCCCTTCCAGCCGCCGGGTCAGGCCTGGCAGGCGTTGGACGCAGCATGGCCCGTGCTCGACGGCCTGCCCGGTCCGGACAAGGCGCTGCTGGTGGACGGGCTCACCACCGTGATCACGAACGACGGGGTGCTGGGCGTCGCCGAAAGCGAGCTCCTCCGGACGGTGTGCGCCATGGTGCACTGCCCGCTGCCGCCACTCGCGACGGTGGGACTAGGCCAGCCACTCCCGCCACGCGGCCAACAGCACCCGCAGCAAAGCAGCGGGGTTTTCGGTGTTCGGTGA
- a CDS encoding ESX secretion-associated protein EspG translates to MLTFETAPAELDILDEELGLGRFVYPHRIPFVSGTRSERAEQRQRVFDHWHRLGRMTRDRLRGEFEDLLRLWARPGVLVTQVVAELTRDEKVLSRGGWTGERGVLSRQSGDNVRFAELRAGQVLPQLLEPLPEVPPVRMAPVTYVSQARGGGDLFGGEPPREKRVADRYFAAPPLRAGVVSCSVRGVDAGRLTWFDTPDGRFFTTVEHLPDGAQRHTFTPADRARIGQWVRDHVNQHLTAANR, encoded by the coding sequence GTGTTGACGTTCGAAACGGCGCCGGCCGAACTGGACATCCTCGACGAGGAGCTGGGCCTCGGGAGGTTCGTCTACCCGCACCGGATCCCGTTCGTCAGCGGGACCCGGTCCGAGCGCGCCGAGCAGCGGCAGCGCGTGTTCGACCACTGGCACCGCCTCGGGCGCATGACGCGCGACCGGCTGCGCGGTGAGTTCGAGGACCTGCTGCGGCTGTGGGCGCGGCCGGGCGTCCTCGTCACCCAGGTCGTGGCCGAGCTGACGCGCGACGAGAAGGTCCTGTCGCGCGGCGGCTGGACCGGCGAGCGCGGTGTGCTGAGCCGCCAGAGCGGTGACAACGTCAGGTTCGCCGAGCTGCGCGCTGGTCAGGTGCTCCCGCAACTGCTCGAACCGCTGCCGGAGGTGCCGCCGGTGCGCATGGCGCCGGTGACCTACGTGTCGCAGGCGCGCGGCGGGGGCGATCTGTTCGGCGGCGAGCCGCCCCGGGAGAAGCGCGTGGCGGATCGGTACTTCGCGGCGCCACCCCTGCGCGCCGGCGTGGTCTCGTGCTCGGTCCGCGGGGTGGACGCGGGCCGCCTGACCTGGTTCGACACCCCGGACGGCCGGTTCTTCACCACGGTGGAGCACCTGCCCGACGGCGCGCAGCGGCACACGTTCACGCCCGCCGACCGGGCCCGCATCGGCCAGTGGGTGCGTGACCACGTCAACCAGCACCTGACCGCGGCGAATCGTTGA
- a CDS encoding DUF2332 domain-containing protein encodes MTIGLAEAKRRLDEFAGSAAGESPLYEHLASKAAEDDEVAGLLAAAPEEASPALLFAVAHRLVQADPIHPLYRYYPALGGSYGVDDETWPLFREFLLAHAGEAAGMLESRSLANNEVRRAASVFPAVAMAAKQAGGKIALLEVGTAGGLLLGMDKFAYRYQCDGGEQLVAGPAKAAVGLHCALDLAPGAVLPKLPKKLTVVARAGLDPRPLDLSDEDELAWLEACVWGDQPDRVRLLRAAALAQRKSPPQIVAGDAVGAFDEALALLPADVPLVVLTCRTMGHMPDADRGEFLSRLAALGESRPLWWVMDETYEHGLSAVLPGRDELAFANDGQTTLGLARRTSGGWDAVALARTTRYGARMTWLAA; translated from the coding sequence GTGACGATCGGGTTGGCCGAAGCCAAGCGTCGGCTGGACGAGTTCGCGGGGAGCGCGGCGGGCGAGTCGCCGCTGTACGAGCACCTCGCGTCCAAGGCTGCCGAGGACGACGAGGTGGCCGGCCTGCTGGCCGCCGCGCCCGAGGAGGCGAGCCCCGCGCTGTTGTTCGCGGTCGCCCACCGGCTGGTCCAGGCCGACCCGATCCACCCGCTGTACCGGTACTACCCCGCGCTGGGCGGGTCCTACGGCGTGGACGACGAGACGTGGCCGCTGTTCCGCGAGTTCCTGCTCGCGCACGCCGGCGAGGCGGCGGGCATGCTCGAGTCGCGGTCGCTGGCGAACAACGAGGTGCGGCGGGCCGCGTCGGTGTTCCCGGCGGTCGCGATGGCGGCCAAGCAGGCAGGCGGCAAGATCGCGCTGCTCGAGGTCGGCACCGCGGGCGGGCTGCTGCTCGGGATGGACAAGTTCGCCTACCGGTACCAGTGCGACGGCGGCGAGCAGCTGGTCGCCGGGCCCGCCAAGGCGGCGGTCGGGCTGCACTGCGCGCTCGACCTGGCGCCCGGCGCGGTGCTGCCGAAACTGCCGAAGAAGCTGACCGTCGTGGCGCGCGCCGGGCTCGACCCCCGGCCGCTGGATCTGTCCGATGAGGACGAGCTGGCGTGGCTGGAGGCCTGCGTGTGGGGCGACCAGCCGGACCGGGTGCGGCTGCTGCGGGCGGCCGCGCTGGCGCAACGCAAGTCGCCGCCGCAGATCGTCGCCGGGGACGCGGTCGGCGCGTTCGACGAGGCTCTCGCCCTGCTGCCCGCGGACGTGCCGCTGGTGGTGCTCACCTGCCGGACGATGGGGCACATGCCGGATGCCGACCGCGGCGAGTTCCTGTCGCGGCTGGCCGCGCTGGGCGAGTCGCGTCCACTGTGGTGGGTCATGGACGAGACGTACGAGCACGGGTTGTCCGCCGTGCTGCCGGGGCGGGACGAGCTGGCCTTCGCCAACGACGGCCAGACGACGCTCGGCCTGGCGCGGCGCACGTCCGGCGGCTGGGACGCGGTCGCGCTGGCCCGCACCACGCGCTACGGCGCCCGGATGACCTGGCTGGCCGCCTAG
- a CDS encoding PH domain-containing protein, with translation MFAPRDPDEYLLDTERRVVRVRRHWAFLAWDTFETIALLAICVMVSYLLPPSLWVVQNILWYAALLVVVVYAFKVIEWWVERLVVTDKRFVLTSGVITTKVAMMPISKVTDLTYERSAWGRMFGYGTVVVESAGQIQALNRIEFLPSPEDFYDTISELVFGDKHKQSERFSMIKAQRLARGKKIVG, from the coding sequence ATGTTCGCCCCACGGGATCCCGACGAGTACCTGCTCGACACCGAGCGGCGCGTGGTGCGGGTCCGCAGGCACTGGGCATTCCTGGCCTGGGACACCTTCGAGACGATCGCCCTGCTCGCGATCTGCGTGATGGTGTCCTACCTGCTGCCACCGTCCCTGTGGGTCGTCCAGAACATCCTCTGGTACGCGGCGCTGCTCGTGGTCGTCGTGTACGCGTTCAAGGTCATCGAGTGGTGGGTCGAGCGCCTGGTGGTCACGGACAAACGGTTCGTGCTCACCAGCGGCGTCATCACCACCAAGGTCGCGATGATGCCGATCTCGAAGGTCACCGACCTGACCTACGAGCGCTCCGCGTGGGGCCGGATGTTCGGCTACGGCACGGTCGTCGTCGAGTCGGCAGGTCAGATCCAGGCGCTGAACCGGATCGAGTTCCTGCCGAGCCCGGAGGATTTCTACGACACCATCTCCGAACTCGTCTTCGGCGACAAGCACAAGCAGAGCGAGCGCTTCTCCATGATCAAGGCCCAGCGCCTCGCGCGCGGCAAGAAGATCGTCGGTTGA
- a CDS encoding MaoC family dehydratase, protein MQFGRYFEEFEVGAVYKHWPGKTVTEYDDHLFCLLTMNHHPLHMDAHYAAETTDFGKNVVVGNYIYSLLLGMSVPDVSGKAIANLEIESLRHVKPTFHGDTIYGETEVLDKTPSKSKDDRGVVYVETRGYKQDGTIVCIFRRKVLVPKQNYGEARGGEQPGRPVPHE, encoded by the coding sequence GTGCAGTTCGGGCGGTACTTCGAGGAGTTCGAGGTGGGTGCGGTGTACAAGCACTGGCCAGGCAAGACGGTGACCGAGTACGACGACCACCTGTTCTGCCTGCTCACCATGAACCACCACCCGCTGCACATGGACGCGCACTACGCGGCGGAGACCACCGACTTCGGCAAGAACGTCGTGGTGGGCAACTACATCTACTCGCTGCTGCTGGGCATGTCGGTGCCGGACGTGTCGGGCAAGGCGATCGCGAACCTGGAGATCGAGTCGCTGCGGCACGTCAAGCCGACCTTCCACGGTGACACCATCTACGGTGAGACCGAGGTGCTGGACAAGACCCCGTCGAAGTCGAAGGACGACCGGGGCGTGGTGTACGTGGAGACCCGGGGCTACAAGCAGGACGGCACGATCGTGTGCATCTTCCGCCGCAAGGTCCTGGTGCCGAAGCAGAACTACGGTGAGGCGCGTGGGGGCGAGCAGCCGGGCCGTCCCGTTCCGCACGAGTGA
- a CDS encoding NUDIX hydrolase, which produces MSAIGPVPVRCVGGILHDQAGRLLLVRRANDPGRGLWSIPGGRVEPGETDSVALVREMREETGLVVRPGALVGHVVRGRYEIHDYTCEVEGGSLQAGDDAAEVRWVDEATFAALALTDGLADTLRGWEMLPRC; this is translated from the coding sequence ATGAGCGCGATCGGCCCGGTCCCCGTGCGGTGCGTAGGCGGGATCCTGCACGATCAGGCGGGCCGCCTGCTGCTCGTCCGGCGCGCCAACGACCCCGGACGCGGACTGTGGTCGATCCCGGGTGGACGCGTGGAACCAGGCGAAACGGACAGCGTGGCCCTGGTCCGGGAGATGCGCGAGGAGACCGGGCTCGTCGTCCGCCCCGGCGCACTGGTGGGCCACGTGGTCCGCGGCCGCTACGAGATCCACGACTACACCTGCGAGGTCGAAGGCGGTTCCCTGCAGGCGGGCGACGACGCGGCCGAGGTGCGCTGGGTCGACGAAGCGACGTTCGCGGCGCTCGCGTTGACGGACGGACTGGCCGACACGCTGCGTGGCTGGGAGATGCTGCCGCGCTGCTGA
- a CDS encoding alpha/beta fold hydrolase, giving the protein MTAQLTPHGAEKVRLRGLAALRTTAPAKATAVLVPGYTGSKEDFAPLLDGLAEGGFRAVAIDLPGQFESPGPPDEEAYLPSALGAVVAGLISDIDGPVVLLGHSFGGLVARAAVLAGAPVAGLTLLDSGPGELPAGARRQALGAGEPVLRQAGLDEVYQVREQVSARSPLWATVPADLKDFLRLRFLASSPAGLLGMARGLRTEPDRVDELAASGVPTLVVAGELDDAWSVPCQREMAARLGAPFEVIPGAAHSPNTENPAALLRVLLAAWREWLA; this is encoded by the coding sequence GTGACGGCCCAGCTGACGCCGCACGGGGCGGAGAAGGTGCGCCTGCGGGGCCTGGCCGCGCTGCGCACGACCGCCCCGGCGAAAGCCACCGCCGTACTGGTGCCCGGGTACACCGGGTCCAAAGAGGACTTCGCGCCGTTGCTGGATGGCTTGGCGGAGGGCGGTTTCCGCGCGGTCGCGATCGACCTGCCGGGCCAGTTCGAGTCGCCGGGCCCGCCGGACGAGGAGGCTTACCTGCCGTCCGCGCTGGGTGCCGTGGTGGCGGGGCTGATCTCGGACATCGACGGGCCGGTGGTGCTACTGGGCCATTCGTTCGGCGGTTTGGTGGCGCGGGCGGCGGTGCTGGCGGGCGCGCCGGTCGCGGGGTTGACGTTGCTGGACAGCGGACCGGGCGAGTTGCCGGCGGGCGCCCGGCGGCAGGCGTTGGGCGCGGGTGAGCCGGTGTTGCGGCAGGCCGGGCTGGACGAGGTGTACCAGGTGCGGGAGCAGGTGAGCGCGCGGTCGCCGCTGTGGGCCACGGTGCCCGCGGACCTGAAGGACTTCCTGCGACTGCGTTTCCTGGCCTCGAGCCCGGCCGGGTTGCTCGGAATGGCGCGGGGCTTGCGCACCGAACCGGACCGGGTGGACGAACTGGCCGCGTCGGGCGTGCCGACCCTGGTGGTGGCGGGCGAACTCGACGATGCGTGGAGCGTGCCGTGCCAGCGCGAGATGGCGGCCCGGCTGGGCGCTCCGTTCGAGGTCATCCCGGGCGCCGCGCACTCACCGAACACCGAAAACCCCGCTGCTTTGCTGCGGGTGCTGTTGGCCGCGTGGCGGGAGTGGCTGGCCTAG
- a CDS encoding acyl--CoA ligase family protein, which produces MADTWFTPLTPLAFLERSAEVFPDKEAIVYRDRRVTYREFAAEATRVAHALRASGVEPGDRVAYLLPNIPEMLVAHFAVPLAGAVLVAINTRLAPAEIRYILAHSGAKVLVVDAALHPSVPPDTGVDVVTVVDGAEPDPAVGGITYDELLARGSDEPLPWSVADERSTISINYTSGTTGRPKGVQYHHRGAYLNSLAEIIHSGHTPESKYLWTLPMFHCNGWCTTWAVTAIGGTHVCLRAVDAAEIWRLLDGEGITHLNGAPTVLNTIAGYSGAHPLPREVVVTTAGAPPSPTVIRRMTDLGARLVHVYGLTETYGPYTVCEAQEGWVKLDIAERSRLMARQGVGMLVTDGIRVVDEQMRDVPRDGVTMGEVVMRGNNVMSGYFADPEATEKAFRGGWFHSGDLGVWHPDGYIQLRDRAKDIIVSGGENISTIEVEAALDSHEAVAEVAVVGVPDEKWGERPKAYVVLRPGASATADELRAHVREQIARFKVPDQVEFVEALPKTSTGKIQKFQLRDREWGGSEARIQG; this is translated from the coding sequence ATGGCTGACACGTGGTTCACCCCGCTGACCCCGCTGGCCTTCCTGGAGCGCTCCGCCGAGGTCTTCCCGGACAAGGAAGCGATCGTCTACCGCGATCGCCGCGTGACCTACCGCGAGTTCGCCGCGGAGGCCACCCGCGTGGCGCACGCGCTGCGGGCGAGCGGCGTCGAGCCGGGGGACCGCGTGGCCTACCTGCTGCCGAACATCCCGGAGATGCTGGTCGCGCACTTCGCGGTGCCGCTCGCGGGCGCGGTGCTGGTGGCGATCAACACCCGGCTCGCGCCCGCCGAGATCCGCTACATCCTGGCGCACTCGGGGGCGAAAGTGCTGGTCGTCGACGCCGCGCTGCACCCCTCGGTGCCGCCGGACACGGGCGTGGACGTCGTGACGGTGGTGGACGGCGCGGAGCCCGACCCGGCCGTCGGCGGCATCACCTACGACGAGCTGCTGGCGCGGGGCAGCGACGAGCCGCTGCCGTGGAGCGTCGCGGACGAGCGGTCGACGATCTCGATCAACTACACGTCCGGGACCACCGGCAGGCCGAAGGGCGTCCAGTACCACCACCGCGGCGCGTACCTGAACTCACTCGCCGAGATCATCCACTCGGGGCACACACCGGAGTCGAAGTACCTGTGGACGTTGCCGATGTTCCACTGCAACGGCTGGTGCACGACGTGGGCGGTCACCGCGATCGGCGGCACCCACGTGTGCTTGCGGGCGGTCGACGCGGCCGAGATCTGGCGGCTGCTGGACGGCGAGGGGATCACGCACCTCAACGGCGCGCCGACGGTGCTGAACACGATCGCCGGGTACTCCGGTGCGCACCCGCTGCCGCGGGAGGTCGTGGTGACCACGGCGGGGGCGCCGCCGTCGCCGACCGTGATCCGGCGGATGACGGACCTGGGCGCGCGGCTGGTGCACGTGTACGGGCTGACCGAGACGTACGGGCCGTACACGGTGTGCGAGGCGCAGGAGGGGTGGGTCAAACTCGACATCGCCGAGCGGAGCCGGCTGATGGCGCGGCAGGGCGTCGGGATGCTGGTGACCGACGGGATCCGGGTGGTGGACGAGCAGATGCGCGACGTGCCCCGCGATGGTGTCACGATGGGCGAGGTCGTGATGCGTGGGAACAACGTGATGTCCGGTTACTTCGCCGACCCCGAGGCGACGGAGAAAGCGTTTCGCGGCGGCTGGTTCCACTCCGGTGACCTGGGCGTGTGGCACCCGGACGGCTACATCCAGCTGCGCGACCGGGCGAAGGACATCATCGTCTCCGGTGGCGAGAACATCTCCACGATCGAGGTGGAGGCGGCACTGGACTCGCACGAGGCCGTCGCGGAGGTCGCGGTGGTCGGCGTGCCGGACGAGAAGTGGGGCGAGCGGCCGAAGGCGTACGTCGTGCTGCGGCCGGGCGCGTCGGCCACGGCGGACGAGCTGCGGGCGCACGTGCGGGAACAGATCGCGCGGTTCAAGGTGCCGGACCAGGTCGAGTTCGTGGAGGCGCTGCCCAAGACGTCGACGGGGAAGATCCAGAAGTTCCAGCTCCGCGACCGCGAGTGGGGTGGTTCGGAGGCCCGCATCCAGGGCTGA
- a CDS encoding PHP domain-containing protein — MIPMRIDLHTHSTVSDGTDTPAELVATAAAAGLDVVALTDHDTTAGWAAAAAALPAGLTLVPGAELSCVSDLGISIHLLAYLFDPASPAIVEEQTRLRQERRTRLRAMAVRMAADGLPIDADELLDSLGPDSPAGRPHLAQALVRAGLVASVDQAFAEYLGAGRGYYLPRQDTPVETAIEMIAEAGGVTVFAHPFARSRGRIVSADYIAELAEIGLTGLEVDHPNHDEATRGELRGLADELGLVQTGSSDYHGTNKTIPIGAENTDPEQFEALIDKASGAQIVVG, encoded by the coding sequence ATGATTCCGATGCGCATCGACCTGCACACCCATTCCACCGTGTCGGACGGCACGGACACGCCCGCCGAACTCGTGGCGACGGCCGCCGCCGCGGGGCTCGACGTGGTCGCGCTGACCGACCACGACACCACGGCGGGCTGGGCCGCCGCGGCCGCGGCGCTCCCGGCGGGCCTCACGCTCGTGCCCGGCGCCGAGCTGTCGTGCGTGAGCGACCTCGGCATCAGCATCCACCTGCTGGCCTACCTGTTCGACCCGGCGTCCCCGGCGATCGTCGAAGAGCAGACGCGGCTGCGGCAGGAGCGCCGCACCCGGCTGCGGGCGATGGCGGTGCGGATGGCCGCCGACGGTCTGCCGATCGACGCCGACGAGCTCCTCGACTCCCTCGGCCCGGACTCCCCGGCGGGCCGGCCGCATCTCGCGCAGGCCCTGGTGCGCGCCGGGCTGGTGGCGAGCGTGGACCAGGCGTTCGCCGAGTACCTCGGCGCCGGCCGCGGCTACTACCTGCCGCGGCAGGACACGCCGGTGGAGACGGCGATCGAGATGATCGCCGAAGCAGGCGGCGTCACCGTGTTCGCGCACCCGTTCGCGCGCAGCCGCGGGCGGATCGTGTCCGCCGACTACATCGCCGAGCTGGCGGAGATCGGGCTGACCGGGCTCGAGGTCGACCACCCCAACCACGACGAGGCGACCCGCGGCGAGCTGCGCGGGCTGGCCGATGAGCTGGGGCTGGTGCAGACGGGGTCGAGCGACTACCACGGCACGAACAAGACGATCCCGATCGGCGCGGAGAACACCGATCCCGAGCAGTTCGAGGCGCTCATCGACAAGGCGTCCGGCGCGCAGATCGTGGTGGGCTGA
- a CDS encoding MarC family protein: MAVADLFDAKLFLEASITLVVIMDPPGTVPVFLSLVGRKPPAVRARAARQAVLVSLLVISLFAIAGQAILAYLGIGVPALQGAGGLLLLLIALDLLTGRGATSEPNVVEDVNVALVPLGTPLLAGPGAIAATIVFVRQASGHVGAYVALACAIVAVHIVIYACMRFSGVVIRLIKESGITLLAKIAGLLLAAIAVELVANSVRGFIEGG, from the coding sequence TTGGCGGTCGCCGACCTCTTCGACGCGAAGCTGTTCCTGGAGGCGTCGATCACGCTGGTCGTGATCATGGACCCGCCGGGGACCGTGCCGGTGTTCCTCAGCCTGGTGGGCCGGAAGCCGCCTGCGGTGCGGGCGCGGGCGGCGCGGCAGGCGGTGCTGGTGTCACTGCTGGTGATCTCGCTGTTCGCGATCGCGGGGCAGGCGATCCTGGCGTACCTGGGGATCGGGGTGCCCGCGCTGCAGGGCGCCGGCGGGCTGCTCCTGCTGCTCATCGCGCTGGACCTGCTCACCGGCCGCGGCGCGACGAGCGAGCCGAACGTGGTGGAGGACGTGAACGTCGCCCTGGTGCCGCTGGGCACCCCGCTGCTGGCCGGACCGGGCGCCATCGCCGCGACGATCGTCTTCGTGCGGCAGGCGTCCGGGCACGTCGGCGCGTACGTCGCGCTGGCCTGTGCGATCGTCGCCGTGCACATCGTCATCTACGCGTGCATGCGGTTCTCTGGCGTGGTCATCCGGCTGATCAAGGAAAGCGGTATCACGCTGCTCGCGAAGATCGCGGGCCTGCTGCTGGCGGCGATCGCCGTGGAGCTGGTCGCGAACTCCGTACGAGGCTTCATCGAGGGCGGCTGA
- a CDS encoding RecB family exonuclease, with the protein MEQLGFEFAVQPRRLTKVSPARLATFADCPRRYRLAYLDRPTPQRTGPWAHSTLGAVVHNALRALFDVPPARRTPERAAALLSEHWQDAGFADAGQAATYRARAKEWVAEYVEHHDVTSDPVGIERWVSAPVNPEPGRPASMIIEGRADRIDQRGGELVIVDYKTGRRAPDEYEARSSQALAMYAVAAERTLRRPCRKVELHHLPSGTVAEATHTPESLQRHLRRAEETAEDVRLATDTLEAGGDADVLFPARPDRRCAWCDFRPSCEAGQQAAPAAKSWELLAP; encoded by the coding sequence GTGGAGCAACTGGGGTTCGAGTTCGCGGTCCAGCCGCGGCGGTTGACGAAGGTGAGCCCGGCGCGGCTGGCCACCTTCGCGGACTGCCCGCGCCGGTACCGGCTGGCCTACCTCGACCGGCCGACCCCGCAGCGCACCGGCCCGTGGGCGCACAGCACGCTCGGCGCGGTCGTGCACAACGCGCTGCGTGCGTTGTTCGACGTGCCGCCCGCGCGCCGCACGCCGGAGCGTGCCGCGGCGCTGCTGTCGGAGCACTGGCAGGACGCCGGGTTCGCCGACGCCGGCCAGGCCGCGACGTACCGCGCCCGTGCCAAGGAGTGGGTCGCCGAGTACGTCGAGCACCACGACGTGACCAGCGATCCGGTCGGCATCGAGCGGTGGGTGTCCGCGCCGGTGAACCCGGAGCCCGGCCGTCCCGCGTCGATGATCATCGAGGGGCGCGCGGACCGTATCGACCAGCGCGGCGGTGAGCTGGTGATCGTCGACTACAAGACCGGCCGCCGCGCGCCGGACGAGTACGAGGCCCGCAGCTCCCAGGCGCTGGCGATGTACGCGGTCGCGGCCGAGCGCACCCTGCGGCGGCCGTGCCGCAAGGTCGAGCTGCACCACCTGCCGAGCGGCACGGTCGCGGAGGCGACGCACACGCCGGAGAGCCTGCAGCGGCACCTGCGCCGAGCCGAGGAGACCGCCGAGGACGTCCGGCTGGCCACGGACACCCTCGAAGCCGGCGGCGACGCCGACGTGTTGTTCCCCGCGCGCCCCGACCGACGCTGCGCCTGGTGCGACTTCCGGCCCAGCTGCGAGGCGGGGCAGCAGGCCGCACCGGCGGCGAAGTCCTGGGAGCTCCTGGCGCCGTAG